One genomic region from Verrucomicrobiota bacterium encodes:
- a CDS encoding methylated-DNA--[protein]-cysteine S-methyltransferase, translating to MHYDQIEAIIQHLGDHFQDQPGLDELARRVGMSPEHFQRVFKKWVGISPKQFLKYLTLEYAKSRLDDNQSVLDSALDSGLSGPGRLHDLFVSMESITPGEYKTGGEGLTIEFGMYPTRFGIVVLAICDRGLCGSFFLPEPSELLAREAIEEYWPLARAERNDARAAPFARQLFKDSSTGEKKLPLFVRGTTFQVQVWKALLEIPSGSLCTYSDLAEAIGRPTATRAVASAVGDNPISWLIPCHRVIRKGGNLGGYRWGLPRKKVMLAWEASLRVS from the coding sequence ATGCATTACGACCAGATCGAAGCTATTATCCAGCACTTGGGAGATCATTTTCAGGACCAACCTGGTTTGGACGAATTGGCCCGGCGGGTCGGGATGAGTCCCGAGCACTTTCAACGAGTGTTTAAAAAATGGGTGGGGATATCTCCTAAACAATTTCTGAAGTATCTTACTCTCGAATATGCCAAATCACGTCTGGATGATAATCAATCTGTCCTGGATTCGGCGTTGGATAGTGGCTTGTCTGGGCCAGGGCGCTTGCATGATTTGTTTGTCAGCATGGAATCGATTACGCCCGGTGAGTATAAAACTGGCGGAGAAGGTTTAACCATTGAATTTGGCATGTACCCCACTCGGTTCGGAATCGTGGTTCTCGCGATTTGTGATCGTGGTCTTTGCGGATCTTTCTTTTTGCCTGAGCCGAGCGAGCTGTTGGCAAGAGAAGCGATCGAAGAGTATTGGCCTCTAGCGCGTGCCGAGAGAAACGATGCGAGGGCTGCGCCATTTGCCAGGCAATTGTTCAAAGATTCTTCAACCGGCGAGAAGAAACTTCCACTCTTTGTGAGAGGCACCACGTTTCAGGTTCAGGTGTGGAAAGCGTTGTTGGAAATTCCTTCCGGTTCCCTTTGCACCTATTCGGATTTGGCTGAAGCCATCGGTCGACCAACTGCCACCCGAGCGGTAGCCAGTGCCGTTGGGGACAACCCCATTTCCTGGTTGATTCCCTGCCATCGAGTGATTCGTAAAGGCGGTAATTTGGGCGGTTATCGTTGGGGATTACCTCGTAAGAAAGTGATGCTTGCCTGGGAAGCGAGTCTCCGAGTCTCCTAA